A window of Gadus chalcogrammus isolate NIFS_2021 chromosome 16, NIFS_Gcha_1.0, whole genome shotgun sequence contains these coding sequences:
- the pcp4b gene encoding calmodulin regulator protein PCP4 encodes MSERQGSGAAASNNQTAGAQDASKKDVPAEDFDIDMGAPETEKAAVAIQSQFRKFQKKKQDDKS; translated from the exons ATGAGTGAG AGACAAGGATCAGGAGCTGCGGCTAGCAACAACCAGACCGCTGGAGCACAAG acGCTTCCAAGAAGGACGTCCCCGCCGAGGACTTTGACATCGACATGGGGGCCCCGGAGACCGAGAAGGCGGCGGTGGCCATCCAGTCCCAGTTCAGGAAGTtccagaagaagaagcaggACGACAAGTCCTAG